The archaeon genome includes the window TGGTATGTTGTCCTTGCCGAGGAAGTTGTAGATCTTCACGTCCCCTTCCAGCCAGAACTTCTTCCACTCGTTGGGCTTCCCCTTACCTTCGGCCCACTCCTTGGTCGAGGAGATGTACCCGATGGGCGCGTCGAACCACACGTAGAAGACCTTGTCCCTGTACCCTTCGATGGGGACCGGGACCCCCCATCTCAGGTCTCTAGTGATTGACCGCTTCTTGAGCCCCTCCTTGATCCAACCCAGGGCGAGGGACGTCACCTGGCTCTTCCACTCCTTCTTGGACCTGATCCAGCGCTGCAGCTCCCCCTGCACCTTCCCAAGCTCGAGAAACAGCTGCTTGCTGTCCTTGAAGACCGGAACGCTGCCGTCAACCTTGCACTTGGGGTCGATCAGCTGGATTGGGTCGAGGAGTGTCGAGCAATTCTCGCACTGATCCCCTCTTGCGAACTTGTATCCACAAACGGGGCAGGTCCCCTGTACGTACCTGTCGGGGAGGAATATCCTGTCCTTCTCGCAGTACGGCAGGCGGAGTACTCCCTCGCTTACGTAACCATTCTTGTGGATCTTGAGGAAGAACTCCTGGGTGGTCCTGTGGTGGATCTCCCTCGAAGTCCTGGAGAAGTTGTCGTAGGAAATCTCGAACCAAGAGTAGATTCCCTTCTGCACTTCGAAGAGGACGTCAGTCAGCTGCCTTGGTGTAATCCCTAGCTCAAGGGCGGCGACCTCGGTGGGGGTCCCGTTCTCGTCCGTCCCTCCTATGAACACAGTCTCGAGGCCCCTGAGCCTGCAGTACCTCGCGAAGATGTCGGCAGGCAGGTGGGAACCGACCAAGTTCCCCACGTGGGGGACGGCGTTCGTGTATGGGAGGGCGCAGAGGACGAGCACCCGCCCGCTCTTGGGTCGCGATCGCGGAGCCACTTCTGACTGCGAGCGTCAATCTTTCAGTATAAACCTTGACTCAGGTTTCCCAGCTTTTGGCGTACATCCTCTGCGCCTCGGTCTGGGCCCCGATTCTGACCCCCATCGACTCGAGAGCTGCCCTGGCGACCTCGTCCTCCACTTCGGCCGGGACCCCGTAGACCGTCTTCTCCATCTTTCCATGGTCCGTGCGGATCCGAAGGGCAGCCAGGAACTGGTTGGCGAACGACATCTGCATGACCTCCGGCGGGTGCCCCTCTGCAGCTACCAGGTTGGCAATCCTGCCTTTCCCCACGAGGTACACCTTCTTCCCACCCGGGAGCACCACCTCGTCCACGTGGGGGCGGACCTCTCTGACCGACTTTGCCTTCGAGAGGAGCGTCTTCACCTCGATCTCGACGTCAAAGTGCCCTGCGTTGGCCAGTATCGCTCCTTCCTTCATCGCCAGGATCGCGCTGTAAGGAATCACGTTCTTCTGACCCGTCGCTGTCACGAAGAGCCTCCCTCGCCCCGCCGCTCCCAGCATGTCTGTCACCTCAAACCCGTCCAGGTGAGCCTCGAGCGCCTTGACCGGGTCCACCTCCACGACCGTGACCCTCCCGCCCATCCCCCTGGCGCGCATCGCGACCCCCTTCCCGACCCACCCGTATCCGACCACGACTACGCTCATCCCGGCCAGCAACAGTGCAGTGGCCCTCATGATCCCGTCCAGGGTGCTCTGGCCAGTCCCATACCTGTTGTCGAAGAGGAACTTGGTCTTCGCGTCGTTGACCGCAATGACAGGGTACTTCAGCCGCCCTTCAGCCTCGAGGGCCTTCAGCCTGACGACCCCGGTCGTCGTCTCCTCCGACCCCCCGACAATCCCCTTCGCACCACGCCCGTGGGCCGCCACGTGCAGGTCCGCCCCGTCGTCGACGAGCTGGGTCGGTCTAAAGGAGAGGACCTTCCCCAGGCACCAGTCGTACTCCTTGGCAGTCTGCCCTCTCCATGCCCAGACCTCAGTCCTGGTCGCCAGGTAGGCCGCTATGTCGTCCTGCGTGGAAAGGGGGTTCGCGCCTGCAAGACTGACCTCGGCTCCGGCCGAGAGGAGTGTATCAACCAGGACAGAGGTCTCCTTGGTCACGTGCAGGCAGACGCCGAGCCTTACTCCGGCCAGGGGTTTCTTCTTCGAATGCCTCTCGGCCAGACCCGTAAGCGCTCCCATGTGGGCTTTCGCCCACTTGAAGTTCTTCTCGCCTTCGGCCGCGAGCTTTGGGTCTGCTATCTTCGTCAACCTAACTACCCCGCAGACTCATCTGCTTTATCGTTGCTCCTTCAGGTCGCTCGCTACTCTTTGTCATACTTCGCGAGCGAGTAGACCTCATACCCCTCGAGCTTCTCCCTCCCCTTCAGGTACGTAAGCTCGGTCACGAAGGCGAATCCCACGACCTTTCCGCCCATCCTCTCGACGAGCTTTGCTGCGGCCCGAGCGGTGCCTCCGGTCGCGAGCAGGTCGTCCACCACGAGCACCTTCTCTCCCTTCGATATGGCATCGGAGTGGACTTCAAGCCCCTGTCGGCCGTACTCCAGCTCGTAGTTCATGCTGACCTTCTTCCCTGGTAGCTTGCCCACCTTCCTCGCGGGGACGAACCCTACCCCCATTCGGTCCGCAAGCGGAGCTCCGACGATGAACCCCCTCGCTTCTATCCCGACGACCTTATCGACTCTCTTCCCCTTCCACCGGTCCTCGAGGGCCTTCGTGACCCTTCTCGAGAGCTTCGCGTCCTTCCAGAGCGTCGTCAGGTCCTTGAACGAGACGCCCTTCTTGGGATAGTCAGGGATGTTCCTCACTGCGGCCCTGACCTCTCGGTCGAGGTCCGCCAATCAGGCGCTCAGCCTCGCGTGTTTCAG containing:
- the metG gene encoding methionine--tRNA ligase, whose protein sequence is MAPRSRPKSGRVLVLCALPYTNAVPHVGNLVGSHLPADIFARYCRLRGLETVFIGGTDENGTPTEVAALELGITPRQLTDVLFEVQKGIYSWFEISYDNFSRTSREIHHRTTQEFFLKIHKNGYVSEGVLRLPYCEKDRIFLPDRYVQGTCPVCGYKFARGDQCENCSTLLDPIQLIDPKCKVDGSVPVFKDSKQLFLELGKVQGELQRWIRSKKEWKSQVTSLALGWIKEGLKKRSITRDLRWGVPVPIEGYRDKVFYVWFDAPIGYISSTKEWAEGKGKPNEWKKFWLEGDVKIYNFLGKDNIPFHTIFWPGMLMAHGGIDLPYDVVGMQFCNYEGDKISKSRGWGVFCESVPEVGLDPDVWRYYLIQLIPETRDTEFKWDEFQSKVNNELVANIGNFVHRTTTFAWNYFGGEVKGGNPSDGADFMHRALENCDEVGRLMDQVDIRDAMSKILAIADLGNGFFQRSQPWKLIKEDKEACEQVIYSCLEVSRKLAILLQPFLPGSSRKILATLGTPEAGWEDIRKIPRGFKVASKPEIPFKRLEDEHLEKARKLATRSRSVKEYFGG
- a CDS encoding adenosylhomocysteinase, with the translated sequence MTKIADPKLAAEGEKNFKWAKAHMGALTGLAERHSKKKPLAGVRLGVCLHVTKETSVLVDTLLSAGAEVSLAGANPLSTQDDIAAYLATRTEVWAWRGQTAKEYDWCLGKVLSFRPTQLVDDGADLHVAAHGRGAKGIVGGSEETTTGVVRLKALEAEGRLKYPVIAVNDAKTKFLFDNRYGTGQSTLDGIMRATALLLAGMSVVVVGYGWVGKGVAMRARGMGGRVTVVEVDPVKALEAHLDGFEVTDMLGAAGRGRLFVTATGQKNVIPYSAILAMKEGAILANAGHFDVEIEVKTLLSKAKSVREVRPHVDEVVLPGGKKVYLVGKGRIANLVAAEGHPPEVMQMSFANQFLAALRIRTDHGKMEKTVYGVPAEVEDEVARAALESMGVRIGAQTEAQRMYAKSWET
- a CDS encoding adenine phosphoribosyltransferase translates to MADLDREVRAAVRNIPDYPKKGVSFKDLTTLWKDAKLSRRVTKALEDRWKGKRVDKVVGIEARGFIVGAPLADRMGVGFVPARKVGKLPGKKVSMNYELEYGRQGLEVHSDAISKGEKVLVVDDLLATGGTARAAAKLVERMGGKVVGFAFVTELTYLKGREKLEGYEVYSLAKYDKE